One window of the Pedobacter ginsengisoli genome contains the following:
- a CDS encoding YDG domain-containing protein: MKTSTGTFLLRIALTLSMVFCINFFSYAQCTLGAGDLVFTGYNQLDDGTDGTSTDDSFSFLLLKDIPAGQEIFFTDLGWTGSSFQTASNAPSDAVLKWTADVAYPAGTEIIVYCKYTLVAKDINDNTRGTITVAQSSYNTSSGAVSPQEQMSLAEFSGDQLFAFTNSIATPNFLAGMSINKPVVSQWEASLSPTAFGADKSVLPSALNSGAQKLAISFADPGDPFVNAAPVARYKREDIGNATGLPSELLTKINDPSKWEIRSDGYHYNPLFSAATPIVVTGIHITAQPVNRTNLCPGSATSFSITASEVCSYQWEVSDDGTTFTPIVASGIYSGVTTATLSISNITGLSTKKYRVKVSGVNGTTSDIVNFTLVNPVITFNPGPLPQATPNIAYTTTVQVTSGGNGTFTFSLESGALPDGLTLNTATGEISGTPSMGGQFNFVIKATDNCSTPNTGTQSYSIIVGTIDQSITLTDYTKTYGDGTFTLPLNSSADLPVTYTSSAPTVATVVGNTVTIIGAGSTNITATQAGNTSYNPAPMVEKTITVDKKNITLVLSATPSITKAYDGNTTATLLPANYTLTGLIGTDAVTVSGTASYDTNTKGTGKTITAGTFVLDGADKDNYSLSTTTATTTGEITAAPLTLALNATPLISKVYDGNTTATLVPANYTLTGVLGTDAVTVSGMASYDTNTKGTGKTITANTFVLDGADKDNYSLSTTTATTTGDITAAPLTLALNATPSISKVYDGNTTATLLPANYTLTGLIGTDAVTVSGTASYDTNTKGTGKTITANTFVLDGADKDNYSLSTATATTTGDITAAPLTLALNATPLINKVYDGNTTATLLPANYTLTGILGTDAVTVSGMASYDTNTKGTGKTITAGTFVLDGADKDNYSLSTTTATTTGDITAAPLTLALNATPLISKVYDGNTTATLLPANYTLTGVLGTDAVTVSGTASYDTNTKGTGKTITANTFVLDGADKDNYSLSTTTATTTGDITAAPLTLALNATPSISKVYDGNTTATLLPANYTLTGLIGTDAVTVSGTASYDTNTTGTGKTITAGTFVLNGADKDNYSLSTATATTTGDITAAPLTLALNATPLISKVYDGNTTATLLPANYTLTGLIGTDAVTVSGTASYDTNTKGTGKTITAGTFVLDGADKDNYSLSTATATTTGDITAAPLTLALNATPLISKVYDGNTTATLLPANYTLTGLIGTDAVTVSGTASYDTETKGTGKTITAGTFVLDGADKDNYSLSTATATTTGDITAAPLTLALNAMPLISKVYDGNTTATLLPANYTLTGLIGTDAVTVSGTASYDTDVKGTGKTITANTFVLDGADKDNYSLSTTTATTTGDITAAPLTLALNATPSISKVYDGNTTATLVPANYTLTGLIGTDAVTVSGTASYDTNTKGTGKTITAGTFVLDGADKDNYSLSTATATTTGDITAAPLTLALNATPLISKVYDGNTTATLLPANYTLTGLIGTDAVTVSGTASYDTDVKGTGKTITANTFVLDGADKDNYSLSTATATTTGDITAAPLTLALNATPSISKVYDGNTTATLLPANYTLTGILGTDAVTVSGMASYDTNTKGTGKTITAGTFVLDGADKDNYSLGTATATTTGDITAAPLTLALNATPSISKVYDGNTTATLLPANYTLTGVLGTDAVTVSGTASYDTNTKGTGKTITANTFVLDGADKDNYSLGTATATTTGDITAAPLTLALNATPLISKVYDSNTTATLLPANYTLTGLIGTDAVTVSGTASYDTETKGTGKTITAGTFVLDGADKDNYSLSTATATTTGDITAAPLTLALNATPLISKVYDGNTTATLLPANYTLTGLIGTDAVTVSGTASYDTDVKGTGKTITANTFVLDGADKDNYSLSTTTATTTGDITTAPLTLALNATPLISKVYDGNTTATLLPANYTLTGVLGTDAVTVSGTASYDTNTKGTGKTITANTFVLDGADKDNYSLSTTTATTTGDITAAPLTLALNATPSISKVYDGNTTATLLPANYTLTGILGTDAVTVSGMASYDTNTKGTGKTITAGTFVLDGADKDNYSLGTATATTTGDITAAPLTLALNATPLISKVYDGNTTATLLPANYTLTGLIGTDAVTVSGTASYDTNTTGTGKTITANTFVLDGADKDNYSLSTTTATTTGDITAAPLTLALNATPSISKVYDGNTTATLLPANYTLTGVLGTDAVTVSGMASYDTNTKGTGKTITANTFVLDGADKDNYSLSTATATTTGDITAAPLTLALNATPLINKVYDGNTTATLVPANYILTGVLGTDAVTVSGTASYDTNTKGTGKTITAGTFVLDGADKDNYSLSTTTATTTGEITAAPLTLALNATPLISKVYDGNTTATLLPANYTLTGVLGTDAVTVSGTASYDTNTKGTGKTITANTFVLDGADKDNYSLSTTTATTTGDITAAPLTLALNATPSISKVYDGNTTATLLPANYTLTGLIGTDAVTVSGTASYDTNTTGTGKTITAGTFVLNGADKDNYSLSTATATTTGDITAAPLTLALNATPLISKVYDGNTTATLLPANYTLTGILGTDAVTVSGMASYDTNTKGTGKTITAGTFVLDGADKDNYSLGTATATTTGDITAAPLTLALNATPSISKVYDGNTTATLLPANYTLTGVLGTDAVTVSGMASYDTETKGTGKTITANTFVLDGADKDNYSLSTATATTTGDITAAPLTLALNATPLISKVYDGNTTATLLPANYTLTGLIGTNAVTVSGTASYDTETKGTGKTITAGTFVLNGADKDNYSLSTATATTTGDITAAPLTLALNATPLISKVYDGNTTATLLPANYTLTGLIGTDAVTVSGTASYDTNTKGTGKTITANTFVLDGADKDNYSLSTATATTTGDITAAPLTLALNATPLISKVYNGNTTATLLPANYTLTGLIGTDAVTVSGTASYDTNTKGTGKTITANTFVLDGADKDNYSLSTTTATTTGDITAAPLTLALNATPLISKVYDGNTTATLLPANYTLTGVLGTDAVTVSGMASYDTNTKGTGKTITANTFVLDGADKDNYSLSTTTASTTGDITPRALMVTAEDQIKFQGTINPPLTVTYSGFINGEGINNLTTPPTATTIANTGSASGNYDIIVSGGIATNYNFNYVKGTLKVVPGKPTDILLAAVPLFENRPVGTKAGTLSSTSENPSAVYTYSLVNGQGDTNNDAFTIIGNQLKSSATFDFETKANYTIRVRSTTQFGQWLEKQINISISDVNETPTLSAIEDQSVCYTTSVQNIPLTGISAGPETAQKTTLTITSSNPNLFQSIAATGTGANENINYRIKNGAIGTATITITVKDNGGTTNGGVDTYSRTFVLTVNPLPVVNISADKGNIIGNSTEVSKGETILLTATGGNSYSWAANGSILSGQHTATLTVRPRETTTYTVTITNANGCTQSGAFTVKVLDDMLKIKATNILTPNRDGYNDLWVVDNIDFYPNNEVKIFDKSGRLLYSKKGYDNSWEGTYNGEALGDGTYYYIIDFGKNKRTFKGFITIIKGK, translated from the coding sequence ATGAAAACTTCAACAGGCACCTTTCTACTAAGGATAGCACTTACTCTATCCATGGTATTTTGTATTAACTTTTTCTCCTACGCTCAATGTACATTAGGTGCTGGAGACTTAGTTTTTACCGGTTACAATCAGCTTGATGACGGTACAGACGGGACTTCTACAGACGATTCCTTTTCCTTTCTATTATTAAAAGATATTCCTGCAGGTCAGGAAATTTTTTTTACGGATCTGGGCTGGACAGGAAGTAGCTTTCAAACTGCAAGCAATGCACCTTCGGATGCTGTCTTGAAATGGACGGCTGATGTGGCCTATCCTGCCGGAACAGAAATCATTGTTTATTGTAAATATACTCTTGTGGCAAAGGACATCAACGATAATACACGTGGTACAATCACGGTAGCACAATCATCTTACAACACCAGTTCAGGAGCGGTCAGTCCACAAGAGCAAATGAGTCTCGCTGAATTTTCGGGAGATCAGCTATTCGCATTTACTAACTCTATTGCCACTCCTAATTTTTTGGCAGGCATGAGCATCAATAAACCAGTTGTATCCCAGTGGGAAGCAAGCTTATCACCAACTGCTTTTGGTGCAGATAAATCGGTTCTACCATCGGCTTTAAATTCCGGAGCACAGAAACTGGCAATTTCTTTTGCAGATCCAGGTGATCCATTTGTTAATGCTGCGCCTGTTGCAAGATATAAAAGGGAAGACATTGGCAATGCAACAGGTCTCCCTTCTGAGCTGCTTACTAAAATCAATGATCCTAGTAAATGGGAAATCAGAAGTGATGGCTATCATTACAATCCATTATTTTCTGCAGCAACACCAATTGTTGTTACAGGAATCCACATTACTGCCCAACCAGTTAACCGTACTAACCTGTGTCCGGGCTCTGCAACATCCTTTAGTATTACTGCCAGCGAAGTATGTTCTTATCAATGGGAAGTAAGCGATGACGGCACTACTTTCACTCCAATTGTAGCTTCGGGAATTTACAGCGGGGTAACTACAGCAACACTCAGCATAAGTAACATCACAGGCTTAAGCACAAAAAAATACCGTGTAAAAGTTAGTGGAGTTAATGGTACCACTTCAGATATAGTGAATTTTACCTTGGTCAATCCAGTGATAACATTCAATCCTGGTCCTCTACCTCAGGCAACTCCAAATATCGCTTATACTACGACTGTTCAGGTAACTTCAGGTGGAAACGGAACCTTTACTTTTTCACTAGAAAGCGGAGCACTCCCGGATGGATTAACACTCAATACGGCTACTGGAGAAATTTCAGGAACTCCAAGTATGGGTGGTCAATTCAACTTCGTGATTAAGGCTACAGACAACTGCAGCACTCCAAATACCGGTACACAGAGTTACTCAATTATAGTTGGAACAATTGACCAATCGATTACTTTAACCGATTATACAAAAACTTATGGGGACGGAACCTTTACCTTGCCTCTAAATAGTAGTGCAGACTTACCAGTAACCTACACTTCCAGTGCCCCAACAGTAGCCACAGTAGTCGGTAATACAGTAACGATTATCGGTGCCGGAAGCACGAACATTACGGCTACTCAAGCAGGAAATACAAGTTATAACCCTGCACCAATGGTTGAGAAAACAATTACTGTTGACAAGAAAAATATTACTTTAGTCCTCAGCGCCACTCCTAGCATCACTAAAGCTTATGACGGCAATACCACGGCAACCCTGCTTCCAGCCAACTACACCTTAACAGGCTTAATAGGAACAGATGCAGTAACCGTTTCGGGAACGGCAAGCTACGATACCAATACCAAAGGAACCGGCAAAACCATTACTGCGGGTACCTTTGTACTTGATGGTGCTGATAAAGACAATTACAGTCTGAGCACAACTACTGCAACAACTACAGGTGAGATCACTGCTGCACCGCTTACTTTGGCATTGAATGCTACACCATTAATCAGCAAAGTATATGACGGCAATACAACTGCAACCCTGGTTCCGGCCAACTACACTTTAACAGGTGTGCTGGGTACAGATGCGGTAACTGTAAGTGGAATGGCAAGCTATGATACCAATACCAAAGGAACCGGCAAAACCATTACAGCAAATACTTTTGTACTTGATGGTGCTGATAAAGACAATTACAGTCTGAGCACAACTACTGCAACGACTACCGGTGACATCACTGCTGCACCGCTTACTTTAGCCCTCAATGCTACACCATCAATCAGCAAAGTGTATGACGGCAATACCACTGCAACCCTGCTTCCGGCCAACTACACCTTAACAGGCTTAATAGGAACAGATGCAGTAACTGTAAGTGGAACGGCAAGCTACGATACCAATACCAAAGGAACCGGTAAAACCATTACAGCAAATACCTTTGTACTTGATGGTGCCGATAAAGACAACTACAGCCTGAGCACAGCTACTGCAACAACTACCGGTGACATCACGGCTGCACCGCTTACTTTAGCCCTCAATGCTACACCATTAATCAACAAAGTATATGACGGCAATACAACTGCAACCCTGCTTCCGGCCAACTACACCTTAACAGGTATACTGGGTACAGATGCGGTAACTGTAAGTGGAATGGCAAGCTATGATACCAATACCAAAGGAACCGGCAAAACCATTACTGCGGGTACCTTTGTACTTGATGGTGCTGATAAAGACAATTACAGTCTGAGCACAACTACTGCAACAACTACCGGTGACATCACCGCTGCACCGCTTACTTTAGCCCTGAATGCTACGCCATTAATCAGCAAAGTATATGACGGCAATACCACTGCAACCCTGCTTCCAGCCAACTACACCTTAACAGGGGTACTGGGTACAGATGCAGTAACTGTAAGTGGAACGGCTAGTTATGATACCAATACCAAAGGAACCGGTAAAACCATTACGGCAAATACTTTTGTACTTGATGGGGCCGATAAAGACAATTACAGTCTGAGCACAACTACTGCAACTACTACCGGTGACATTACCGCTGCACCGCTTACTTTAGCCCTGAATGCTACACCATCAATCAGCAAAGTGTATGACGGCAATACCACTGCAACCCTGCTTCCGGCCAACTACACCTTAACAGGCTTAATAGGAACAGATGCAGTAACCGTTTCGGGAACGGCTAGTTACGATACCAACACCACAGGAACCGGCAAAACCATTACTGCGGGTACCTTTGTACTTAATGGTGCCGATAAAGACAACTACAGCCTGAGCACAGCTACTGCAACAACTACCGGTGACATCACCGCTGCACCGCTTACTTTAGCCCTGAATGCTACGCCATTAATCAGCAAAGTATATGACGGCAATACAACTGCAACCCTGCTTCCGGCCAACTACACCTTAACAGGCTTAATAGGAACAGATGCAGTAACCGTTTCAGGAACGGCTAGTTACGATACCAACACCAAAGGAACCGGTAAAACCATTACTGCGGGTACCTTTGTACTTGATGGGGCCGATAAAGACAACTACAGCCTGAGCACAGCTACTGCAACAACTACCGGTGACATCACCGCTGCACCGCTTACTTTAGCCCTGAATGCTACACCATTAATCAGCAAAGTATATGACGGTAATACCACTGCAACCCTGCTTCCGGCCAACTACACCTTAACAGGCTTAATAGGAACAGATGCAGTAACCGTTTCGGGAACGGCTAGCTATGATACCGAGACCAAAGGAACTGGTAAAACCATTACTGCGGGTACCTTTGTACTTGATGGTGCCGATAAAGACAACTACAGCCTGAGCACAGCTACTGCAACAACTACCGGTGACATCACTGCTGCACCGCTTACTTTAGCCCTGAATGCTATGCCATTAATCAGCAAAGTATATGACGGCAATACCACTGCAACCCTGCTTCCGGCCAACTACACCTTAACAGGCTTAATAGGAACAGATGCAGTAACTGTAAGTGGAACGGCTAGTTACGACACGGATGTTAAAGGAACCGGCAAAACCATTACGGCAAATACTTTTGTACTTGATGGAGCTGATAAAGACAATTACAGTCTGAGCACAACTACTGCAACTACTACCGGTGACATCACTGCTGCACCGCTTACTCTAGCCCTGAATGCCACACCATCAATCAGCAAAGTATATGACGGCAATACAACCGCTACTTTGGTTCCAGCAAACTACACCTTAACAGGCTTAATAGGAACAGATGCAGTAACCGTTTCAGGAACGGCTAGTTACGATACCAACACCAAAGGAACCGGCAAAACCATTACGGCGGGTACCTTTGTACTTGATGGTGCTGATAAAGACAACTACAGCCTGAGCACAGCTACTGCAACAACTACCGGTGACATCACGGCTGCACCGCTTACTTTAGCCCTCAATGCTACACCATTAATCAGCAAAGTATATGACGGCAATACCACTGCAACCCTGCTTCCAGCCAACTACACCTTAACAGGCTTAATAGGAACAGATGCAGTAACTGTAAGTGGAACGGCTAGTTACGACACGGATGTTAAAGGAACCGGCAAAACCATTACGGCAAATACCTTTGTACTTGATGGTGCCGATAAAGACAATTACAGTCTGAGCACAGCTACTGCAACGACTACCGGTGACATCACGGCTGCACCGCTTACTTTAGCCCTGAATGCTACACCATCAATCAGCAAAGTCTATGACGGCAATACCACTGCAACCCTGCTTCCAGCCAACTATACCCTAACAGGTATACTGGGTACAGATGCGGTAACTGTAAGTGGAATGGCAAGCTATGATACCAATACCAAAGGAACCGGCAAAACCATTACTGCGGGTACCTTTGTACTTGATGGTGCTGATAAAGACAACTACAGTCTGGGCACTGCTACTGCAACGACTACCGGTGACATCACGGCTGCACCGCTTACTTTAGCCCTGAATGCTACACCATCAATCAGCAAAGTATATGACGGTAATACCACGGCAACCCTGCTTCCGGCCAACTATACCCTAACAGGTGTACTGGGTACAGATGCAGTAACCGTTTCAGGAACGGCTAGTTACGATACCAATACCAAAGGAACCGGCAAAACCATTACAGCAAATACTTTTGTACTTGATGGTGCTGATAAAGACAATTACAGTCTGGGCACAGCTACTGCAACGACTACCGGTGACATCACTGCTGCACCGCTTACTTTAGCCCTGAATGCTACGCCATTAATCAGCAAAGTATATGACAGTAATACCACTGCAACCCTGCTTCCGGCCAACTACACCTTAACAGGCTTAATAGGAACAGATGCAGTAACCGTTTCGGGAACGGCTAGCTATGATACCGAGACCAAAGGAACCGGTAAAACCATTACTGCGGGTACCTTTGTACTTGATGGGGCCGATAAAGACAACTACAGCCTGAGCACAGCTACTGCAACAACTACCGGTGACATCACTGCTGCACCGCTTACTTTAGCCCTGAATGCTACGCCATTAATCAGCAAAGTATATGACGGCAATACCACTGCAACCCTGCTTCCAGCCAACTACACCTTAACAGGCTTAATAGGAACAGATGCAGTAACTGTAAGTGGAACGGCTAGTTACGACACGGATGTTAAAGGAACCGGCAAAACCATTACGGCAAATACTTTTGTACTTGATGGTGCCGATAAAGACAACTACAGTCTGAGCACAACTACTGCAACGACTACCGGTGACATCACTACTGCACCGCTTACTTTAGCTCTGAATGCTACGCCATTAATCAGCAAAGTCTATGACGGCAATACAACTGCAACCCTGCTTCCGGCCAACTATACCCTAACAGGTGTACTGGGTACAGATGCGGTAACCGTTTCAGGAACGGCAAGCTACGATACCAACACCAAAGGAACCGGTAAAACCATTACAGCAAATACCTTTGTACTTGATGGTGCCGATAAAGACAATTACAGTCTGAGCACAACTACTGCAACGACTACCGGTGACATCACGGCTGCACCGCTTACTTTAGCCCTGAATGCTACACCATCAATCAGCAAAGTATATGACGGCAATACAACTGCAACCCTGCTTCCAGCCAACTATACCCTAACAGGTATACTGGGTACAGATGCGGTAACTGTAAGTGGAATGGCAAGCTATGATACCAATACCAAAGGAACCGGCAAAACCATTACTGCGGGTACCTTTGTACTTGATGGTGCTGATAAAGACAACTACAGTCTGGGCACTGCTACTGCAACGACTACCGGTGACATCACTGCTGCACCGCTTACTTTAGCCCTGAATGCTACGCCATTAATCAGCAAAGTATATGACGGCAATACAACTGCAACCCTGCTTCCAGCCAACTACACCTTAACAGGCTTAATAGGAACAGATGCAGTAACCGTTTCGGGAACGGCTAGTTACGATACCAACACCACAGGAACCGGTAAAACCATTACAGCAAATACTTTTGTACTTGATGGGGCCGATAAAGACAACTACAGCCTGAGCACAACTACTGCAACGACTACCGGTGACATCACTGCTGCACCGCTTACTTTAGCCCTCAATGCTACACCATCAATCAGCAAAGTGTATGACGGCAATACCACTGCAACCCTGCTTCCGGCCAACTACACCTTAACAGGTGTACTGGGTACAGATGCGGTAACTGTAAGTGGAATGGCAAGCTATGATACCAATACCAAAGGAACCGGCAAAACCATTACAGCAAATACCTTTGTACTTGATGGTGCCGATAAAGACAACTACAGTCTGAGCACAGCTACTGCAACAACTACCGGTGACATCACGGCTGCACCGCTTACTTTAGCCCTGAATGCTACGCCATTAATCAACAAAGTATATGACGGCAATACAACCGCTACTTTGGTTCCAGCAAACTACATCCTAACAGGTGTGCTGGGTACAGATGCGGTAACTGTAAGTGGAACGGCTAGTTACGATACCAATACCAAAGGAACCGGCAAAACCATTACTGCGGGTACCTTTGTACTTGATGGTGCTGATAAAGACAATTACAGTCTGAGCACAACTACTGCAACAACTACAGGTGAGATCACTGCTGCACCGCTTACTTTGGCATTGAATGCTACACCATTAATCAGCAAAGTATATGACGGCAATACCACTGCAACCCTGCTTCCGGCCAACTATACCCTAACAGGGGTACTGGGTACAGATGCAGTAACTGTAAGTGGAACGGCTAGTTACGATACCAATACCAAAGGAACCGGTAAAACCATTACGGCAAATACCTTTGTACTTGATGGGGCCGATAAAGACAATTACAGTCTGAGCACAACTACTGCAACTACTACCGGTGACATTACCGCTGCACCGCTTACTTTAGCCCTGAATGCTACACCATCAATCAGCAAAGTGTATGACGGCAATACCACTGCAACCCTGCTTCCGGCCAACTACACCTTAACAGGCTTAATAGGAACAGATGCAGTAACCGTTTCAGGAACGGCAAGCTACGATACCAACACCACAGGAACCGGCAAAACCATTACTGCGGGTACCTTTGTACTTAATGGTGCCGATAAAGACAACTACAGCCTGAGCACAGCTACTGCAACAACTACCGGTGACATCACGGCTGCACCGCTTACTTTAGCCCTGAATGCTACGCCATTAATCAGCAAAGTATATGACGGCAATACAACTGCAACCCTGCTTCCGGCCAACTACACCTTAACAGGTATACTGGGTACAGATGCGGTAACTGTAAGTGGAATGGCAAGCTATGATACCAATACCAAAGGAACCGGCAAAACCATTACTGCGGGTACCTTTGTACTTGATGGTGCTGATAAAGACAACTACAGTCTGGGCACTGCTACTGCAACGACTACCGGTGACATCACTGCTGCACCGCTTACTTTAGCCCTGAATGCTACACCATCAATCAGCAAAGTATATGACGGCAATACAACTGCAACCCTGCTTCCGGCCAACTATACCCTAACAGGTGTACTGGGTACAGATGCGGTAACTGTAAGTGGAATGGCTAGTTATGATACCGAGACCAAAGGAACCGGCAAAACCATTACAGCAAATACTTTTGTACTTGATGGTGCTGATAAAGACAATTACAGTCTGAGCACAGCTACTGCAACGACTACCGGTGACATCACTGCTGCACCGCTTACTTTAGCCCTGAATGCTACGCCATTAATCAGCAAAGTATATGACGGTAATACCACTGCAACCCTGCTTCCGGCCAACTACACCTTAACAGGCTTAATAGGAACAAATGCAGTAACCGTTTCGGGAACGGCTAGTTACGATACCGAGACCAAAGGAACTGGTAAAACCATTACTGCGGGTACCTTTGTACTTAATGGTGCCGATAAAGACAACTACAGCCTGAGCACAGCTACTGCAACAACTACCGGTGACATCACCGCTGCACCGCTTACTTTAGCCCTGAATGCTACGCCATTAATCAGCAAAGTATATGACGGCAATACCACTGCAACCCTGCTTCCAGCCAACTACACCTTAACAGGCTTAATAGGAACAGATGCAGTAACTGTAAGTGGAACGGCTAGTTATGATACCAATACCAAAGGAACCGGCAAAACCATTACAGCAAATACTTTTGTACTTGATGGGGCCGATAAAGACAACTACAGCCTGAGCACAGCTACTGCAACAACTACCGGTGACATCACTGCTGCACCGCTTACTTTAGCCCTGAATGCTACGCCATTAATCAGCAAAGTATATAACGGCAATACAACTGCAACCCTGCTTCCGGCCAACTACACCTTAACAGGCTTAATAGGAACAGATGCAGTAACCGTTTCGGGAACGGCAAGCTACGATACCAACACCAAAGGAACCGGTAAAACCATTACGGCAAATACTTTTGTACTTGATGGGGCCGATAAAGACAACTACAGTCTGAGCACAACTACTGCAACTACTACCGGTGACATCACGGCTGCACCGCTTACTTTAGCCCTGAATGCTACACCATTAATCAGCAAAGTATATGACGGTAATACCACGGCAACCCTGCTTCCGGCCAACTATACCCTAACAGGTGTACTGGGTACAGATGCGGTAACTGTAAGTGGAATGGCAAGCTATGATACCAATACCAAAGGAACCGGTAAAACCATTACAGCAAATACTTTTGTACTTGATGGGGCCGATAAAGACAACTACAGTTTAAGTACAACCACAGCCTCAACAACAGGAGACATTACCCCTAGAGCGCTTATGGTAACTGCTGAGGATCAGATCAAATTCCAGGGAACCATAAACCCTCCATTAACTGTAACTTATTCTGGATTCATTAACGGAGAAGGAATTAATAATCTAACCACCCCTCCTACAGCAACCACCATCGCCAATACAGGATCCGCATCTGGAAATTACGATATCATAGTAAGTGGAGGTATCGCCACAAATTACAATTTCAATTATGTAAAAGGTACGTTGAAAGTTGTTCCAGGTAAACCTACAGATATACTTTTGGCCGCTGTACCACTATTTGAAAATCGTCCTGTTGGAACAAAAGCTGGAACATTAAGCTCGACTTCAGAAAATCCTTCTGCTGTTTACACCTATTCTTTAGTTAATGGCCAAGGCGACACAAACAACGATGCTTTTACCATTATCGGAAATCAATTAAAATCAAGTGCTACATTTGATTTTGAAACAAAGGCCAACTATACGATCAGGGTTCGTTCGACAACACAGTTCGGGCAATGGTTAGAAAAGCAGATTAACATTTCTATCAGCGATGTGAATGAAACCCCAACGCTTTCGGCCATAGAGGATCAGTCTGTTTGCTATACAACTTCAGTCCAAAATATTCCTTTGACTGGAATTAGTGCTGGTCCTGAAACAGCTCAAAAAACCACGCTAACAATAACAAGCAGTAATCCGAATCTATTTCAAAGTATTGCTGCAACAGGCACGGGAGCAAACGAAAACATTAATTACCGTATTAAAAATGGCGCAATAGGCACTGCAACCATTACCATTACGGTAAAAGACAATGGCGGAACAACGAATGGCGGCGTGGATACCTATTCCAGAACCTTTGTACTGACTGTAAATCCTTTACCAGTTGTTAACATAAGTGCTGACAAAGGAAATATAATTGGAAACAGTACTGAAGTTAGTAAAGGAGAGACTATATTACTAACGGCAACAGGAGGAAATTCTTATTCGTGGGCTGCAAACGGCAGTATTCTCAGCGGACAGCATACCGCAACCTTAACCGTAAGACCGAGAGAAACGACTACCTACACTGTTACCATAACCAATGCTAATGGATGCACTCAGAGCGGAGCATTTACAGTAAAAGTTTTAGATGACATGCTTAAAATTAAAGCCACTAATATTTTAACTCCTAACAGAGATGGCTATAATGATCTATGGGTCGTGGACAACATCGACTTTTACCCTAATAATGAGGTTAAGATCTTTGATAAATCAGGAAGGTTACTCTATAGCAAAAAAGGATACGACAATAGCTGGGAAGGAACCTACAACGGTGAGGCGCTGGGAGATGGAACCTATTACTATATCATTGATTTCGGCAAAAACAAACGAACCTTTAAAGGATTCATAACCATCATTAAAGGAAAATAA